GTGTGGCGTGAGGTCCCACCTCAGtcttttgcatgtggacatcCAGTTGTCCCAGAGGCATTTGTTGAAGACAGTTCTTCTCTTGGCGTCTCAACTCATTCTTGCACCTGTGTTTGTGGGGTGTCGATTTTCTTCAGTTCCTTGGAATCCCTCTTTACCCAAACGTCATTTTCTCTGGCCCTGTGGAGTTCCACCCTCTGCCTGCATGGACCGGTATTTAGCTATGGTCTTGAGGACCCCTCTGCACGTTTCTGACGCTCTTCCTCTGCAGAGCGCTCTCCTGTCTGCTTCCTTGTCTTCCACATTCTAGTTGTCTGCGATGCCCAGAGTCCAATCTGTGTCCCGTCCACGCCGTCTGACTCCTTGCTCTGTTGGGTTCCTCTCTGCGGTGGGTTGGAATTCCCTCCAGGCGTAAAGCTGCCATGATCCAGCTGAGCTCGTTAGCTCCCACTCTCAGGGATCACAGCCTGCACTGTCTGTGTCCAGTGTCTAAACACAAGCGTTTTGCACCTGGGGGCCAGTTTCCCTCTGTTTCTGGTGGGACCGTTAGGTCCATCCCCTGTTCTCCTGGATGCCCAGGTATAAATCAATGCACCATCCTGGGTTATTGCTGCGtcttttctaaatgctttatcTGCTTCTATATTCGGCCCCCAAATCTGTGCTCAATGCAGCAACTGGAGTGACCCCTTAAATATGTAAGTCACAGCTTGCCTTTATCAGAGCTCTCCAGGGTCTTTCACTCAGAGCAGAAGCTGAAGTCCTCGTGGTGGTCCTCAAGCCCTTCATGGCAGTTCCGCCCACTCCCCAGCCTCAGGTGTGGCCGGTCTCCCTGGATTATTTGCTGCAGCTGCTCTGCTGTGTGTTCCCAGAGACTGCCAGCCTTCTCCCACCTCCGGGCTGGCACTGGAAGCTCCTGTCACCTGGACTCCTCTTCCAGCTGACGAGCTCATGGCTTGCTTCCTTCATGTCTTAAATTCGGTGTTTGAATGCCACCTTGACGAGGCTGTTcctcatcatttcatttaaagGACAAATAACCCCTTGTCCTGACACTCCCTGTCCAACTTGTCCACTTTGCTTTTTCCATAGCACTGAtcaccatttaaaataatatataattatatgaaccAGTGACCCATCAGGATCCAGAGACAATAGATTGAACAGGGATTGCTTGCACAATGAACAATCAGCTCTAGAGGTTTAAAGAGAACCACAAAGAATGGCTCAGGATTGCAGGAGGGcagataaggaagaaataaacaggGGCGGGGATCCTTTCCACAAGGCTGGGTTCAGACTTCGTGGGAGAAGGTGTGGTTCTCCCAAAGGATGCTGGAGAAGTTTGCTGGGTTGCCCTGACCAGAGCTGGTCCATGGTCGGGGCAGAGGCCAGCAGGCAGGGAAATGCAGGCTGGGTCTGGCAAGCAGGAAGCCTCTCTTCCCTCCCAAGGCaggtgggctggggctgggaagcCTACAAGAGTCGCTGGGAAGCCTACAAGAGTCACTGGGAACCCACATGTGCAGATGCCACTGAATCTCAATAGGAAGCCATCGGGGGGTCCCCTGAATTCAATGTGGTGAGTGCCGCCAGATGTCCCTGACTTGTGCCACTGCCATTTGTAcaggaagagaatgaaaaagaaagaaatggaaacatcCTGGAACCAGGCATCCTGGACCCATGCTGGGAGGCGCTTCCCCCTACACCTCAACCCACAAAGCTTAGCATTGCGCCAGATGCACAAGAGAAGCGCCTGCTGGCTCCAGCTCCATTGCCTTGCAACCGGCCATGAAGGGTGGGTGTGGAGCTGGAGGCAAGACATTGATTGCTGGCACTgcaattcacttatttattttgttcattttatgtcCCCTGCACCTAGAGTATAAGCCCCACGAGCACAGGACATTTGTTTTATTGATTGATGTATTCCTTGTGCCCCAAAGAATGAGAGGCATCTAGAAAGTCTGcaaaaatcaaacataaaaatGAACCTTTATTCAGTCATTGTTATTCTGATGGATATTTGAGGCATTTCCAAGATTTGTAAGTAACGATTGAACCCATCTACTGGTTCGCGTGTGGGAGGGTATCTGTTGAAATGATGCTTCTGAGTGGAGTTGCTGAGTCTTTGGCTctaggtttgtttttcttttttaagcatttatgctcattgtggtttttaaattacacatttaaCCCTGAGACATTGTAGATTCCCATGCAGTTGTAAAAGGCCACACAGGGCTATCATGTGTATCTTCACCTGGCTTGCTCCAGCCCCAACCCTAGCAATGACAGACCTGTTCTCCACTCCTGCAATCTGCTCATTGCAAGAATGTCATCTATTGCAATCATAAAATTGtgggattggctttttttttcctgtgcagcatcattctctggagattcatccCATTGTTGCATTTATCAATAGTTTATTCCATTTTACTTCTGAGTAGTGCTCTAcggtatggatataccacagtctgtttaaccattcacctgttGGAGGATGTCTGTGTTTATAGATTTGGGCTATGACACATGTACAGGTTTCTGCATGGAcatcagttttcatttctctgggacaaAGGCCCGGGGGTTCTATTGCTGGGTTCTATGCTTGTTGcagggttgttgtttttttttaaacctgtcaAGCCATTTTCCAGAAGCCGTCCAGTTTCCATGCATCCTCACCAGGCTTCAGTGTGATCACTATGATCTTATCTCAGCCACCTTGATAGGTATGTACTGATATATCATGGCTattatttgcatttcactgatgacTAATggcgttgagcatcttttcatgtgtttatttgccatctgtatatcctctCTAGTCAAGTGTCCCTTCATGTCTTTTGTTTACGTTCTATTTTTGAAACTGTTGAGTTTtgaaaaattctttataaagtatAGAAACTAATTCTTTGTTGAATATGTAGtttgtcaatattttctttcagtctttagcttgtctttttactctcttaacaGGGTCTCTTACAGAgcaaaaggtttttattttgatgaagtctattttaacaatttttccttttatggatcatATTTTTGGTGACAAATCTAAAATCTCCTGACCCAGCTCCATATCCCaaagattttctttctgttttctaaagcttttatagttttaagtcttatgttgaagtctgtgatccattttgagttaattttcatgcAGGGTGTGAGACCTAGGTTGTGGTTCTTCTTTTTGTTTGGTGGTTTTGTCTGTGGATGTCTAGTTGCCCCAGCCCATTTGCTACAAAAGCTATCTTCCcttgaattgcttttgcatctttgTAAAAACTTAACTGGGTATATGTGTGCAGGTCTGTTTGAGGATTCTTTATtgtctgtcccattgatctatgcaTCTGTCCATCTGCTAGCtatataataagtcttgaaaggGTAGCCtgtagctggatatggtggtgcacatctgtaatcccagctactcaggaggcagaggcaggagaatcacttgaacctgggagatggaggttgcaatgagtcaagattgtgctactgcactccagcctcggcgacagagcaagactctgtctcaaagaaaaaaaaaaaatgaagaagaagaggaaagaaagggtaGCCTGATTCCTCCcactttattcttaaaaaaaaaaaaagttttagttattctagttcctttgcctttccatataaatgttagaaTAATCTTGTCTATGTCTACAAAAATTCCTTCTGGAATTTTGACAGAAATTGTGTTAATCTTTATATTATTTGAGAGAAATGACGTTTTTATTATACTGAGTCTCCTAATCCATGGATATAGCACATCTCTCCATTTGTTTAGATCTTCTTTGATTGATTTTATAATCATTGCATTATTTTCAGCATACAAATCCAGCATATGGGTTGTTAAACTTATGCCTAGGTATCTCATTTTTTTAGCCATTATAAATAGTATTGTGTTTTTAAGTTTAGGGTCCATTACTAGTATGTAGTCACACAATTGGtctttgtatatttatcttgtgtcctgcaaccttgctgaacttgCTTAATAGTTCTAGGAGgtgtattgttttcttttgttttgtttttcagtttcttgggattttctacagagatgatcatgtcatctgcagatgcAGacagttttcttccttcctttccaatttgtatgtctttaatttcctttttaaaaaacctttattGCTCTGACTAGAACTTTCTGTACTATATTAAAtacaagtggtgagagtggacatccttgccttgtccCTGATGTTAAGGAGAAAGCGTTTGTAACTGAGTATCCCAGCCTCAAAATGTGcttaaaaacttttttcctttcttctttcagcCTTGAAACATACTTTGaaactatttcttcctttcccaccAGGCACTTCCGCGAGCAGTGCTTGCTTATCTAATTATGTGCTTACTTAGAAATTCCAGGGGCCAATTTTGAAACAAACCAGGCAGAGAGACCCAGCTGCAGAATCCTCCCTCTTAGGGGGAGTTACAGGTAGCCTACCACTTCCTGGCTGAAATCAGGATGATGCAAACCAGATCTCCGGACAGACGATTGATGACTCACGATAATTGTCGGAACAAGATGCAGACCAACATCCTCCTGCACCATTCCCACATATTTCCCACACCTTTTCCTCCTTAAACCCCTTCACGCAGTCCAGAAAGTTAGAAGGGTCTTTTAAAGGCACGGGCCTGGCCATTCCTCAACTGCTAGCATTTGAATAAAGCTGCTTTCCTTTAACCACACTTCACTTCTCATGCCTTGACTTCTGAGCAGCGAGCAGCTGGACTTGAGCCAGTTACAcatcagtctttcaccattagaAATAATGTTAGCCataggttttttgtagatgttctttgtcAAGTTAAGgaagttctcttctattcctacttttttgAGAGTTGTTTTcctgaatgggtgttgaatttagtcaaatactttttctgcattgaTCGATATGATcgtgtaatttttcttcttaacatATTAATATGGTTGATTTTTGAGTATTGTACCAGGTTTCCATCCCTGGAATAAACTGCTTTTGGTCATGgtgtagaattatttttatatgttgttatttgctaatattttgtaaagGATTTTTGTATCGATATTCATGAGGTATATTgttctgcagctttcctttttgtGTTGTCTGGTTTTGGTTGGGAGATATTCTCTCATCTTCTGAGATTATGTAGAGTTGgtgttatttattctttaaatggtTGGTAGAATTTTCTAGTGAAACCATGTGGACATGAAGAATTCTTTTTGGAAGcttttaacattaaaatgttaactttAATTGTCATAGAGCTATTAAAGTTATGTATCTTATATTGGTGTGTTTTTTGAGAAATTGGTTCATTTCACCTATGTTGTCAAATATATGTGGGAAGGTCTCTTTGTAGTATTCCCTTATTATCCTTTGATGTCTGCAGGGTCTGTAGTGAtagtctctattttgttccagatGTTGGTTATTTgtgtccttctttctttttttctttgtcagtctttCTAGAACTgcctaaattttattaatttttccagaGAACTAGCCctcatttcattgtttttctctgttgtttttctgcTTTCGATTTTATTAACTGCTGCTgttatctttgttatttcttttcttcttgctttgggcttattttgctcttctttttctaggttcTTGAAGTGGGAGCTTAGATaattgattttggacttctcttTTTCTAATGTATGCATTTAGTGCCTCTCAGCATTGATTTAGCTGtgtctcacaaattttgatatgtttttgtttgtttgtttttgaggcggagtctcgctctgtatctcaggctggagtgcagtggcactatctcggctcactgcaaactccacctcctgggttcaagtaattctcctgcctcagtcccccaagtagctgggattacagacgtatgcaaccatgcccagcaatttatttatttatttatttttgtatttttagtagagatgaggttttgtcatgctggccaggctggtctcgaactcctgatctcaagtgatctgcctacgtGGGcctccaaagcactgagattataggcatgagccactgtgcccagcctgtttttgtcttttttgagacggagtcttgctctgtcacccaggctggagtgcaatgacatgatctcagctcactgcaacctccgcctcccaggttcaagcgattctcctgcctcagcctcctgagtagctgggattacaggtgcacaccaccacactcagctagtttttgcatttttggtagagatgggtttttgccatgttggctaggctggtctcaaattcctgattgCAAGTGGtctacccgcctgggcctcccaaagtgctggaattataggtgagagccacccacgcccagctgatacgttgtattttcattttcatccagcctagtatatttttaaatttaccttcAGGCTTCCTCTTTGACCTGTGGATTGTTTACAGGTGTGTTGTTTCCAAGCATCTGAAGAAAGATTTTCCATTATCTTTCTGTCATTGATTTATAGTTTGATTCCATGTGGTCAGAGACCACCCTCtatatcatttaaatttttaaaaatttcttgaggcTCATTTTCTGATCCaggatatggtctatcttggtataTATTCtggtgcacttgaaaagaatgtgtgtagtGCTGTTGCTAGGTGGTGTGTTCTACAAATGACAATTCGATTATGTTAATTGATGGGTGGCCAAGTTCTTTGATGTCCTTGCTGGTTTTCTGTCTAGTTGCTCTGAGAGAAGGGTGTTGAAGTCTTCAACTATAAttgtggcttttaaaatttctcctttcagttctgttttgCTTCACATATTGTGCAGCTAATGTTTGGTGCACACACGTTTAGGATTACTATGTCTTCTTTGCAGAATGGCCCACTTATTATTGTATAATTTCCCTCTCTGTTAACTAGTCTTTgttctaaagtttattttatctgttattgAAATAAtgcttctgctttcttttgattaatgtttatgtatcttttttcatgtttttacttTCAACCTGCCTCTATTGTTATATTTGAAGTAAGTTTCTTGTAGACGGCATATAGTTGTATAATGGCTTTTAATTCACTTTGCAAATCACtgtcatttaatatttaaaccatttacatttaatataattattaatatgctagagtttgtattatttttatagggctgctataacaaaatactacaaactgggtggcttagaacaaaaatttattttctcacatcctGGTGGccggaagtctgagatcaagtgAGATTTGGAAGGTagaaaaaccaacaaaatatGTTAATGAGAAGGTTACCATTGTGGACAACTGGGACTCAGTCCTTCTGAGGACCATCTGAGAAATAGGGTGGAACCATATTAGATTGTCCCACTCAGAAGGAAGAGTCCAGGCCATTTATCCCATCAGTTACTATCCCTATGGACTGAGGATGCTGATTCACTTGCACATCTGGGTTTCATCAGTGTTGGGGAAGCACAGAAGAAAAGGTGCAGGCACTTAAGGTGGGAAGCTGTGAATACATCCATGCGCCAGGAACCATCTACAACTGCTGCAGGTGGGCCAACAGGGTGGGTCACCAGTGCCTTCAGCCACCCCTTGCACTGCACTGACCCACTCACACAGCAAATCAAGTCCATTTTGTAACTGATGCTTCAGCATGGTGGCCAGCCACAGtctctgaaataattaaaataggtgGTTAGTGGCACAGGCGATGGTCCCTACTGTGCAGTTGGTCTTGCAGCCTTAACTGAGATTCATCGTAAGCTCCCCCCTGCTCCTTCTTGGTGTGCCTCAGTCCCAACCAGCACATGCTCTGGTCTGGGTGCTTGTTTGGTGGTGCCATCTAAACCTTCTTATGCCCAGATGTCGGGTAAAGCCCAGACACTGTCCACTTCAGTGAAGCACCTAGGAATTAGCAGCCCTGAAAAGCTGTGATCACCCTGAGATTCAAAGAAAAGGGTCGTGAGGGAAGTGGTGAGAGAGAAAGCTGTGTGGTAGCGGCAGCCCAACAGGAGCCACCAtcagaaggaacacagccatCCAGAGAAGTGCCCCAGGCCACAAATCACTGCGGGCCAGAGATCTTGCTCCTCATGTCTGCCATGGGTTGACCCCCAACCTCCAGCCCTACCATCCCTTGACGGTGTCTGCACCAGTTGAACCCAACCAGTATCTAACAGAACACAGTTGGCGAATGAGACTGGGACACAGGGCAAGATAGGTGGATGATGGGAGACTCCTGGTGAGCACTCGTCGCACTGAGTGTGGACCTCATGGGAGAGCCCTGTTCTCTGAAGCATCTGTGCATGTTGTTCCAGCATTTTCTTCAAGGATTGAGCCAGCAGCACCAGTGTTGTAAGGTGCTTAGATCAATGATTCACAAACAACCAATGAAATACGGGGTGCCTGGATTACAGTCAACAAACACAGAGAACAGAGAAACCTTCCCGTTGATATAGAGACTCCAGCCTGTTTGCTCATCTCTGGTCCTGAAGAGCCCAGGCCCCATCCTTTCCTGCCCGGGGGGATGAGGGTGGGGTTTCTGCTCGGAAGCACTTGCCGTGAGAGGGGTGAGGCACTGGGTCACGCCAGCCCTTTCTTTACAGCCCCCAGAGTTTATTAGAGTATGCATTAGTATTATTGAGTAAGTACTTGAGGGTGTCTGATCTTGGGCCAGAGAGGCACAAAGATGCCATTGTGTGGGTCCAGCACCTGCCTGCAGAGCGTGGGTCACCCGTGGGTCCCAGGGAAGATGACACACACCCGGGAACTACAGGGTCCGGGAAGGAGAAGGCAAAGTTCTGGCTCAGGTTGGCTGAGGATGAGGCCAGCAGAGCCAGGTGCCCAAGGGACCTCAGCCACGAACTCTGAGCACAGGCTGGCAGGTGGCTCTTGGTGCCTCATGCGACCTGTTTATCTAAAGGGATGAGATTCAAGGCCTgtcctgggggctgggggctgtcaAAGCTGATGAGAGAGGGGAATGTATATTCTAACAGGGAGATGATCGATGAACACGTGCACGAAGAAATGGGCAGGACAATCCAGAGAGATCGCGTGTTCTGAGGACAGCACAGCCAGGCTGCGGTACGGAAGCGGGGTAGGGGAGGCGGCGGGGTCCCTTGTATGGCCCAAGGAGGCCGTATATAAACTGAGCCACACAGTAGTGCCCTCCTCTGCCCCTAGGATGCTCGAGTACACGGTCCAGATGGGGAAGATCAACGCAGAGTGGGTCCCAGAGTGGGTGGAAGCTTGGGCTCTAGGGCGTGCGGGACTCAGCTGGCAGCAGCCCCACGTCTCTGTGGTTCTAAAGCCCAATCCGTTTCTGCTCAGCAGGGAGACGGCCAGTTCCCCAGAGAACTTGTCCAGGGTCCCAGCTGTGGCTCTGGGAGGGCtcaggggttggggagggagtATCCCGAGGCCATGGGCCCTCCCTCTGTGGCTTGGGGTGCAGATGTGCACCACCCTGCCCTGTCCTCTTGAGTCCTCTGGGCTCATCTGAGTGGGCGCATTCGGGTGGTGCAAACTCTGGACGGCATCgtgtgtcttttcttctctggCTGGCACTGAATTGCTGTTCACCAGATGCCAGCAATGAGGACACTCCCCCTCCCGGATGCAGGACTGGTTGCCACCACGGGGAGGGGTGCACTGTGCCACATGCTCCCAGGACATTGGCCAGGGGGCTATAAAGAACATCTTGAGAGGAGCCAGCACAGCCTTGTTCAGACGCCCAGTGACGTGCCGAGGTTGGCAGCACAGAGCTCTGGAGATGAAGACCCTGTTCCTGGGTGTCACTCTCGGCCTAGCCACTGCCCTGTCCTTtgccctggaggaggaggatgtGAACTAGGCTGGCATAGGTGGGTGGAGGAGCCAGGCGGACTCCTGGGCGGGGGGCAGTGCCAGGGGCCCTGCTTTAGGAGGTGTCACTTAAGGCTGGCTTCTGACCCCGTGCTCCCAGTCTGGGGTGGCGGTGGGGGGGTCCTATTGCTCCTCCAGCAGACACGGCCCCCCAGAGGCCCAGGGCCGGAGCAGGCTCAGTTCAGGGGTTCCTGCTGCACTGATGCCTGGAGCCTGAAGGTCTCGCAGGGTTGGGCCCTGTGGAGGGAGGGCTCACCTGGTGCTGGGGCCCGGGGGTCCATGGGGTGCAGACATGCTGTCCTTCCACTGGGGGCTGGGAGCCCTGAGCAGGGGGCTGGCTCTAACTCACTCCAGCTGAGCTCTAACTAAGGTGCAGGAATCCAGCCTGCCTTTAGGGGCAGCAGCCGGGCACCATGGGTGTCTGGTTATAGCTGCAGGCCTGAATGCCAGAGTCAGAGTAGAATCTGGGCCAGTCCATGGTTGGCTCACGGCCTCGGCCTGCTCCAGATCACAGGGACCTGGTACGTGAAGGCCATGGTGGTCGATAAGGACTTTCCGGAGGACAGGAGGCCCAGGAAGGTGTCCCCAGTGAAGGTGACAGCCCTGGGCGGTGGGGACTTGGAAGCCACGTTCACCTCCATGTGAGTGTTGCCCACTGCGGGGCCCCTCAGGCcactttctctcccctccccagaccCACCTGGTGCCCATTGCCCCATCCACGTTTCGGGTGTTGGTAAGAATCACCCTCTGCCTTGGAGGGAAATAGCCTGGGCATCCTAAAGCTCGGTGGGGTGGGGGACAGTGGAATTTTCAGGTTGCCAGGTCAGGGCCATGCACCAGGTGAGCTGAGGATGGCCCAGGTGTGTCCTGGGAGCTGCTGCTGCCCGCGTGTCTACTGTTTTCCAGGAGGGAGGATCGGTGCATCCAGAAGAAAATCCTGATGCGGAAAACGGAGGAGCCTGGCAAATTCAGCACCTGTgagccccttccccacccccaccctcccccactgCCAACCCCAGCGCACCAGCCCCACCACAGGCAGAGAGTGCCCAGGCTGCCCTTTTGCCAGGGTCCCAGCTCTGCCCACCTCCAAGGAGGGGCTAGCTTCTCCTTCCTGGGGGGCTGGTGGCCCTGACATCAGACACCAGGCATGACAGGCTTGTCCACAGTGGAGATGGACCAGATCACGCCTGCCCTCTGGGAGGCCCTAGCCATTGACACATT
The nucleotide sequence above comes from Symphalangus syndactylus isolate Jambi chromosome 3, NHGRI_mSymSyn1-v2.1_pri, whole genome shotgun sequence. Encoded proteins:
- the OBP2B gene encoding LOW QUALITY PROTEIN: odorant-binding protein 2b (The sequence of the model RefSeq protein was modified relative to this genomic sequence to represent the inferred CDS: inserted 1 base in 1 codon) — its product is MQDWLPPRGGVHCATCSQDIGQGAIKNILRGASTALFRRPVTCRGWQHRALEMKTLFLGVTLGLATALSFALEEEDITGTWYVKAMVVDKDFPEDRRPRKVSPVKVTALGGGDLEATFTSMREDRCIQKKILMRKTEEPGKFSTYGGRKLLYLQELSGRDHYVFYCKDQRRGGCXHTGKLVASAPCRAVPLSPPRLTWPPHPQGGILIPTWRPWKDLRNWCSARDSRRRTFSRPCRREAAFPNTRQLLGPHLQSSPYRQTQSLDHLDLPSSHDPSLLPPT